AGCAGGATGTGGTACGGCTGCTTTCTTATCACCGCGATCACTAAAAACCGCACCAGATAACATCCAGAGTCCTAATAATACTACAGCTAGTATCGCATACCTTGATGCTTTATTCTTAGAACAATACCAATTGTGTATGGATATTATTCTCAACTTTAAAGATGAAAATAGTTGCTGCATATTTAGCATTTTGCCCATAAATTGCTGTTATAACATCAAACCCTTAGTCATATTATAATGTAAATTCTATAAATGTGTATGAGAAAAAGCTAGTGATGCTTTAAAATCATTACAGCACCAACTGTTTTATTATATAGCGTATTTTAGCTATATTACTGTATAGTCTTGATGTTCAAAAAAAGCAGATTTTAGCGAATATATCTCTGATAAGTGAAGAATTGGTATTTATTATGCATATACTAAGTTATAGCAAATTCAACGAATAATAGCGCATATTAGCAAATATTTTTAGAAAATTCTAGAAAGATTTGAGAGTTTAGCTGTACTAAAAGTACAGCGGCCAGTAGCACGCTTAAATTAAAAAAAGACAAAGCTAAAGTAGAGCTATTTCGAAACTCTACTTCCTTTTTGAGAACTGGTGCGTTGATTTCGCGGCTCGGATCCTCAAATGTTATAAAATACACTCTTGTCCTTCCTTGCGCCTAAATCTCCTGCCATTTCTCTGCCAGAAGCTAGTTTTGAAAGAGGTCTAGTGTTCTGTTATTTAGGGAATTTGGTATTAGATTAGACTTCAAAAGGTACGCGCGCAAAAATCTCAGAACAAGTGCCACGAGTGTCAAAATAGCGTCTTAAATCCGCAAAAAAATATTATAATAAACGCAAAAACCTTACGGATTTTGTGAAAGCAGTGTTTGCTCGGGGCATATGAGTAATAATCATATACAAAAATTGATTTGTTTGCGTATATAAATTTTTGGCGGATGGAGCAAAAAGAGTTAGTAAGAACTAAGTGAGGAATGCTGTATAATCAATACATAATGAACAGCCCCATAAGGCGCTAATTTTGAAAAGTATTATGAGTGTGATGTCGGTTAAAGAGATGAGTTAAAGAGTTGATTTATCATTGGATATAAAAATCTTTGTTTTGTATCTAATAGTTTTTTAGAAAGGTCATATTATAAAAAATAAAAAAGCGAGTCCTTGAAAAACAAGCACTCGCCTCTTCTATCAAATAACAGCTTCTAATAACGTTATTAGAATGTCATTCTAAAACCAACTGTTACACTGTGAGTAAGCGCAGGTTTCAACTCATATTTAAATGTTGACTTAGGATCAGCAGTAGTTGCACCAGCTTTTTCTAACGCAAGCGTGTTTGCGCCAGTACGGCCATTCATAGCATAAGCTAAATCGATGTAAGCACCTCTAGAAACTTCAAACGCAACACCAACACCAAGTCTGTAAGCAAATCCGAACTTATTAGATGTTTTAATATCAGTGATGTTTCCTGTGGTTCCTGATTTGCCAACTTCTCCATAACCTGCAAGAGCTTTTACTAAATCGCTATCATCAAGCGTCGCACTTCCATAAGCTGCGCCTAAACCAGCCATAACGAAAGGAGTAAATGCAGAACCTGTGTTGAAATCGTAGTAAGCATTTGCCATTACAGCAAAGTTTTTAGAGCTATTTTTGAACTGCTGCTTAATATCTTTATCTGCATTATCTTTAAGAGCAAGCTCATGTGTCGCGCTTTTAGAAGCATAGCTCAGCATAAGATCTGTTCTTACTTCATCAGAAATATAATAACCGAAAGTTACATCACCAATAAAACCTTTGCTAAAGACATTGTCTGTAGGTGATAATTCCTTTGTATCAGCAGCAATTTTATACTTGGTGCCAACTGTCAAAGCAGCACTGCTACTTAAGCTAAATTTGTCTTTGCCCATTCCATAACCAGCATCTGCTTTGAAATACATTTTGCCAGCTTCTCCAGCACTTGCAATGCTAGCAGATGCAACTGCTGCACTCACACTTAACAACGTAAGAAATTTTTTCATGTTTCCTCTAAAATAGATAAGCTTTTGTTGTTTCATCTTGTTCCGACATACTCATTGAGATGATATACGCAACTTGGCTCTACAGGGAAGAACACAAAAATGCTCAAAATCTGTTATACAGGAGGAGCGACAGAATTTTATCGCTTTACCAAGACATACGTCACCAAAGAAGAACTCGGATCACATAGCTAGTTTATAACGCATGCGATAAACGGTTGTAAAATAATATTTTTCATTTTGAGCATTTTTATTACAAATTTCTTTAGCTGTGTGACTTTTTTGCAACTGCAGTAGCAGCATATAAACTATAATATAATTTCATATAAGCCACGCATAGCTTTGCACAGCCGAAGCTTATTAGCATATGCGAACAAATATTTGCTATATTTCAAAAAATTTGCGTTCTTTAAAAACAACTCGTTATGTATTGATTTTACCATGCCATCAAGTTCTTTCTAGTAATTGTTGTCATGGACGACTCAACATTTGACAAATCTCGAAGGACTCAAGAATTGATAGAATCTGTTGGTTGTAAGATGCTTTTTCTGCCACCTTACTCTCCAGATTTAAATCCTATTGAGAAGTTTTGGGCAAATATGAAACGATGGATTAGAAATCAAATTGCGCTATTCACATCATTAGAACACATATTAGATGGCTTCTTCTCAAGCGTGCTAATCTAACTCAAATAACTATCATATATCTTCTTTAGATAGCTCAGTTACACGTTCAATTACATTGATATCAAATCCTTGCAACAAGAGATTTGTAGCAATTTTCATCTTTTCTTCTAACTGACCTTCTCTCTTACCCTCTATTTTACCCTCAGCTATACCTCGCTTTAGATCTATACTCATTCCTTTATAAAGAGCTGTGTCCAGCATAATGTACAAAAATAAATTAGCACAGGATTCGGCCATGCGCTAATTTTTGGATATATTAATTGCTCCTGTGCCTAAAAACACTACTTTCACAAAATCCGTAAGGTTTTTTTGCGCTGACTTACAACATTTTTTTAAAGATTTAAAGCGCCATTTTGATACTCCAAGCATTATTTCATACCTGTTCCAAGACTTTTGGTGCGCGTACTACTTAAAAAGCTTAAAGCTTATTCTTTTGTCAGGAAAATATATATTACAGCTCATTCACTTGGCGGTGCACTTGCCAATATTGCTTATCTGCATAATTAAACATTACAGCCGTTATTTGAGAATTATATGCATCACAACTAGCTCAGTGAGCCCTCTTCGCAAACTAAACAGCGACTTGGAGAAACATGAAGGCAACGCCCAGAAAGAATGCTAATGATTGATATACAAATGACAAAACATGATACTTCAGAACACTTTCTGGCACTATCTGCACTAATTTGACACACCGCTGGAAGCACTGCCATCACTGGTTTCAGCAGAAGCCGAACCTCCATTGCTTGTTACACAAGACGCTTGAGTTTCTCCGTTGCTATCTGTTTGTATAACCTCTACCCCATCACATTTTGCAGAAGACTGAGCTGCATCTCCATCGGTTGAAGCTTGACTGGACTGCCCACTACTGCCCCAAGAAAATGACCATGCCCCACCACTAATGCTATTTAAAATTTCGTCAGATAA
This region of Candidatus Lariskella endosymbiont of Epinotia ramella genomic DNA includes:
- a CDS encoding outer membrane protein yields the protein MKKFLTLLSVSAAVASASIASAGEAGKMYFKADAGYGMGKDKFSLSSSAALTVGTKYKIAADTKELSPTDNVFSKGFIGDVTFGYYISDEVRTDLMLSYASKSATHELALKDNADKDIKQQFKNSSKNFAVMANAYYDFNTGSAFTPFVMAGLGAAYGSATLDDSDLVKALAGYGEVGKSGTTGNITDIKTSNKFGFAYRLGVGVAFEVSRGAYIDLAYAMNGRTGANTLALEKAGATTADPKSTFKYELKPALTHSVTVGFRMTF
- a CDS encoding transposase, with the protein product MDDSTFDKSRRTQELIESVGCKMLFLPPYSPDLNPIEKFWANMKRWIRNQIALFTSLEHILDGFFSSVLI